A single genomic interval of Alistipes provencensis harbors:
- a CDS encoding MBOAT family O-acyltransferase yields the protein MTLPATDGIWDKVQALLAYDASSPLIFSSGLFLFLFAGFLLIYSAFRRAPMARIVYVIAFSLYFYYKSSGVYFLLLIFAAASDFLIAQGIYRARFKGLKRWLVALSVAVNLGMLGYFKYTNFFVDISNQLFGQGFLQFQNIFLPVGISFFVFQSMSYTIDIYRGQLKPLSNWLDYLFYLSFFPQLVAGPIVRARDFIPQIRQNPIVVTREMFGTGVFLILTGLFKKAIISDYISLNFVDRIFDEPLLYSGFECLMGIYGYALQIYCDFSGYSDMAIGIALLLGFRFPKNFDAPYKSATITEFWRRWHISLSTWLRDYLYISLGGNRKGRIRTYGNLLLTMLLGGLWHGAAVRFILWGGLHGVALALHKLWMAVVPGAKATGAQMHWWSRTAGIFLTFNIVCFGWLMFRADSMQTVSLMLHQIFENFNAAMIPQVLTGYAAVFALIAAGYILHLLPGRVDALARRIVVHAPLVLQVVMAAAMIWCVMQIKSSDIQPFIYFQF from the coding sequence ATGACGCTTCCCGCGACAGACGGCATTTGGGACAAGGTGCAGGCGCTGCTGGCCTACGACGCTTCGTCGCCGCTGATCTTCAGCAGCGGGCTGTTTCTCTTCCTCTTCGCGGGGTTCCTGCTCATCTACAGCGCCTTCCGCCGCGCGCCGATGGCCCGCATCGTCTACGTCATCGCCTTCTCGCTCTACTTCTACTACAAGTCGAGCGGGGTCTATTTCCTGCTGCTGATCTTCGCCGCGGCGAGCGACTTCCTGATCGCGCAGGGCATCTACCGGGCCCGCTTCAAGGGGCTGAAACGCTGGCTGGTGGCCCTGAGCGTCGCCGTCAACCTCGGAATGCTCGGCTACTTCAAGTACACCAACTTCTTCGTCGACATCTCCAACCAGTTGTTCGGACAGGGATTCCTGCAATTCCAGAACATCTTCCTGCCGGTCGGCATCTCGTTCTTCGTCTTCCAGTCGATGAGCTATACCATAGACATTTACCGCGGCCAGTTGAAGCCTTTGTCCAACTGGCTCGACTATCTCTTTTACCTGTCGTTCTTTCCGCAGCTCGTGGCCGGCCCGATCGTCCGGGCCCGGGATTTCATCCCCCAGATCCGGCAAAACCCGATCGTCGTCACCCGCGAGATGTTCGGCACGGGCGTCTTTCTGATCCTCACGGGTCTGTTCAAGAAGGCCATCATCTCGGACTACATTTCGCTCAACTTCGTCGACCGCATCTTCGACGAGCCGCTGCTCTACTCCGGGTTCGAATGTCTGATGGGCATTTACGGCTACGCGCTGCAAATCTACTGCGACTTCTCGGGCTATTCCGACATGGCCATCGGCATCGCCCTGCTGCTGGGATTCCGCTTCCCGAAGAACTTCGACGCCCCCTACAAGTCGGCGACGATCACCGAATTCTGGCGGCGGTGGCACATCTCGCTCTCGACGTGGCTGCGCGACTACCTCTACATCTCGCTGGGCGGCAACCGCAAAGGCCGCATCCGGACCTACGGCAACCTGTTGCTGACGATGCTGCTGGGCGGATTGTGGCACGGCGCGGCGGTGCGCTTCATCCTCTGGGGCGGGCTGCACGGCGTGGCGCTGGCCCTGCACAAACTCTGGATGGCGGTCGTCCCGGGTGCCAAGGCCACCGGGGCCCAGATGCACTGGTGGAGCCGTACGGCGGGCATCTTCCTGACGTTCAACATCGTCTGCTTCGGATGGCTGATGTTCCGCGCCGACTCGATGCAGACCGTTTCGCTGATGCTGCACCAGATTTTCGAAAATTTCAACGCCGCGATGATCCCGCAGGTATTGACAGGATACGCCGCCGTCTTCGCGCTGATCGCCGCGGGGTATATCCTCCACCTGCTTCCGGGCCGGGTGGACGCCCTTGCACGGCGGATCGTGGTCCACGCGCCGCTGGTGTTGCAGGTCGTGATGGCCGCGGCGATGATCTGGTGCGTCATGCAGATAAAATCCAGCGACATACAGCCCTTCATCTACTTCCAATTCTAA
- a CDS encoding DNA/RNA non-specific endonuclease, which translates to MKQFDSFFRGMLRYPPPPRILLACLLLFASCGGDDSSDDSYAAVESASFTFDEAESANNAVRVMANGAWQVYWEPASAAVTVAPSSGNGNGTFYVKDMPKGTSVKVGVRTAAGKASGKTITVTRAAAPAEVTLTVAPADMRFNPTGTNRITVTSNAAWTASCPNPALKFSPVSGTGDGTITITAAPEGVRCTLTVTAGEGSGAKTGTCEILNTPYRFPELASNWVQPSKDAAAVSGDYAFYTHWTKTVKTGKTVRNYSYCYDTRRHNPIWVAYPLADCYGEGGYGRTSPDPWAPDPRLDASYQSKIYQSDGANGADPYQYWSNNTIRTTLGLSGSWTKGHLCMSRERGGKDSEINKQTFYPTNIAPQPNAAASTFGTVWGCVEAVISGSNNTENDITADDGRTNINRVADTLFVVAGCWYEHDNWKDFDSSNYSEPTPDPKQKECIMPTHQWKIMLRTKAGNTKKRIADCTADELQAVGFWIETFTHSDLVDSETGAGTKAQLRAIAVPVSFIEGKMGMKFFPDVPDEVKGREPVPGEWGF; encoded by the coding sequence ATGAAACAATTCGACTCCTTTTTTCGCGGCATGCTGCGTTACCCCCCCCCTCCGCGGATTCTTTTAGCCTGCCTGCTGCTTTTCGCCTCCTGCGGCGGTGACGACTCTTCGGACGACTCCTATGCCGCCGTCGAATCTGCCTCTTTTACTTTCGACGAGGCTGAATCCGCCAACAATGCGGTTCGTGTGATGGCCAACGGTGCGTGGCAGGTCTATTGGGAACCCGCTTCGGCAGCCGTGACGGTCGCCCCTTCGTCCGGCAACGGCAACGGGACTTTCTATGTGAAAGATATGCCCAAGGGGACGTCCGTCAAAGTCGGGGTGCGCACCGCTGCGGGCAAGGCTTCCGGCAAAACCATTACCGTGACCCGCGCCGCGGCTCCGGCCGAGGTGACGCTCACGGTCGCTCCCGCCGACATGCGCTTCAACCCTACGGGCACCAACCGTATTACCGTGACCTCGAACGCCGCGTGGACCGCCTCCTGTCCCAATCCGGCGCTCAAATTCTCACCCGTCTCGGGCACGGGCGATGGCACGATCACCATCACGGCTGCACCCGAAGGGGTGCGCTGTACGCTGACCGTTACGGCCGGTGAGGGCTCCGGCGCCAAGACCGGGACCTGCGAGATACTTAACACGCCTTACCGCTTTCCGGAGCTGGCCTCCAACTGGGTGCAGCCATCGAAAGACGCGGCGGCCGTTTCGGGCGACTATGCGTTCTATACGCATTGGACCAAAACCGTCAAGACCGGTAAAACCGTGCGCAACTACTCCTATTGTTACGATACGCGGCGCCACAATCCGATTTGGGTAGCCTATCCGCTGGCCGATTGTTACGGTGAGGGCGGTTACGGACGTACGAGTCCCGACCCTTGGGCTCCCGATCCTCGGCTCGATGCGTCGTACCAGTCGAAAATCTACCAGAGCGACGGTGCAAACGGAGCAGATCCGTATCAGTATTGGTCGAACAATACCATCCGGACGACGCTCGGACTGAGCGGTAGTTGGACGAAAGGTCATCTCTGCATGTCGCGCGAGCGTGGAGGCAAGGACTCCGAAATCAACAAGCAGACCTTCTATCCGACCAATATCGCCCCGCAGCCCAATGCGGCGGCATCGACTTTCGGGACGGTCTGGGGCTGTGTCGAGGCCGTGATTTCGGGCAGCAATAACACCGAGAACGATATTACGGCCGACGACGGGCGGACGAATATCAACCGCGTGGCCGACACGCTCTTCGTGGTGGCGGGATGCTGGTACGAGCACGACAACTGGAAGGATTTCGACTCTTCGAATTACAGCGAGCCGACGCCCGATCCGAAGCAGAAAGAGTGCATCATGCCGACGCATCAGTGGAAGATCATGCTGCGCACGAAGGCCGGCAATACGAAAAAGCGGATCGCCGACTGCACGGCCGACGAATTGCAGGCCGTGGGTTTCTGGATCGAGACCTTTACGCACAGCGATTTGGTCGATTCCGAAACGGGAGCGGGTACGAAAGCGCAGTTGCGGGCGATTGCCGTTCCGGTCTCCTTTATCGAGGGAAAGATGGGCATGAAGTTCTTCCCGGACGTTCCGGACGAGGTGAAGGGTCGGGAGCCTGTTCCCGGCGAGTGGGGTTTCTGA
- a CDS encoding phosphatase PAP2 family protein, protein MYDFDHQLFLDLNFDGGPFMDRLMLTVSGTAMWLPLYALILWLVWRGGGWRNVLVFTVLMVAALALSDMVSGIFKGNGLLGDLLPDFEPRWRPMFTPSLEGMEIAPDSLRALRMAGTPGDWRVHVPVEAVSGRFGTVSAHAATIVALAVLSASVIRRRWFTGLMVFCTLVICYSRVYLGKHFPMDLVWGTLVGVLLGLAAFWVYRKLTEKKELQ, encoded by the coding sequence ATGTACGACTTTGACCATCAACTGTTTCTCGATCTGAATTTCGACGGCGGCCCCTTCATGGACCGTCTGATGCTGACCGTCTCGGGCACGGCGATGTGGCTGCCCCTGTATGCGCTGATCCTCTGGCTCGTCTGGCGCGGCGGCGGATGGCGCAACGTACTCGTCTTCACGGTGCTGATGGTCGCGGCGCTGGCCCTCTCGGACATGGTTTCGGGCATCTTCAAGGGCAACGGCCTGCTGGGCGACCTGCTGCCTGACTTCGAACCGCGCTGGCGGCCGATGTTCACCCCCTCGCTCGAAGGGATGGAGATCGCCCCCGACTCGCTGCGGGCGCTGCGTATGGCCGGTACGCCGGGCGACTGGAGGGTCCACGTTCCCGTCGAGGCCGTGAGCGGCCGCTTCGGAACCGTCTCGGCCCATGCGGCGACGATCGTCGCGCTGGCCGTGCTGTCGGCCTCGGTGATCCGCCGTCGGTGGTTCACGGGACTGATGGTTTTCTGCACGCTCGTGATCTGCTATTCGCGCGTCTATCTGGGCAAACACTTCCCGATGGACCTCGTATGGGGCACGCTCGTCGGAGTGCTGCTGGGACTGGCGGCCTTCTGGGTCTATCGGAAACTGACCGAAAAAAAGGAGCTGCAATAG
- the lysS gene encoding lysine--tRNA ligase has product MALELSEQEQLRRQSLTALRELGIEPYPAARYEVTATAREIADNYDADKKNFQEVRIAGRIMSRRIMGSASFFELQDHTGRIQVYIRRDDICPEGDPTLYNTVFKKLLDIGDFVGVEGFAFLTNTGELSVHCRRFTVLSKSIRPLPVVKEKDGKTFDAFTDPEVRYRQRYLDLIVNPQVKDTFVRRAKIMATMREFFNSKGYIEVETPILQPIPGGASARPFITHHNSLDIDLYLRIATELYLKKLIVGGFDGVYEFGKNFRNEGMDRTHNPEFTCMEIYVAYKDYLWMMEFTEQMLEKVAMAVNGTTELTIDGKPISFKAPFRRLTMTDAIREKTGYDITGRSEDELREACKRLNVEVDETYGKGKLIDAIFGQYCEEELIQPTFITDYPREMSPLCKRHRSNPELTERFELFVNGKELCNAYSELNDPIDQLERFQEQLRLSEKGDDEAMFIDMDFVRALEYGMPTCSGMGIGIDRLTMFMTDQTSIQDVLFFPQMRPEKKAVQDPVEAYTAIGVPEEWVPVIQKMGYLTVESLQKLAPGKFFNDLCGFNKKNKLGLKAPSIDEVKKWLEA; this is encoded by the coding sequence ATGGCACTCGAACTCAGCGAACAGGAACAGCTTCGCAGACAGTCGCTCACGGCGCTCCGTGAATTGGGCATCGAGCCCTACCCCGCCGCCCGTTACGAGGTGACGGCCACGGCGCGCGAAATCGCCGACAACTACGACGCCGACAAGAAGAACTTTCAGGAGGTGCGCATCGCCGGCCGCATCATGTCGCGCCGCATCATGGGCAGCGCCTCGTTCTTCGAGCTGCAGGACCACACGGGCCGCATACAGGTCTACATCCGCCGCGACGACATCTGTCCCGAAGGCGATCCGACGCTCTACAACACGGTCTTCAAGAAACTGCTGGACATCGGCGACTTCGTGGGCGTCGAGGGCTTCGCGTTCCTCACCAACACCGGCGAGCTGTCGGTACACTGCCGCCGGTTCACCGTGCTGTCGAAGTCGATCCGCCCGCTGCCCGTCGTCAAGGAGAAGGACGGCAAGACGTTCGACGCCTTCACCGACCCGGAGGTGCGCTACCGCCAGCGGTATCTCGACCTGATCGTCAACCCGCAGGTGAAGGACACGTTCGTGCGCCGCGCCAAGATCATGGCCACGATGCGCGAGTTCTTCAACTCGAAAGGCTACATCGAGGTCGAGACTCCGATCCTGCAACCGATTCCCGGCGGCGCTTCGGCCCGTCCGTTCATCACCCACCACAACTCGCTCGACATCGACCTCTACCTGCGCATCGCCACGGAGCTTTACCTCAAGAAGCTGATCGTCGGCGGATTCGACGGCGTGTACGAGTTCGGCAAGAACTTCCGCAACGAGGGCATGGACCGCACGCACAACCCGGAGTTCACCTGCATGGAGATTTATGTGGCCTATAAAGACTACCTCTGGATGATGGAGTTCACCGAGCAGATGCTCGAAAAGGTGGCCATGGCCGTGAACGGCACCACGGAGCTGACGATCGACGGCAAACCGATCTCGTTCAAGGCCCCGTTCCGCCGCCTGACGATGACCGACGCCATCCGCGAAAAGACAGGTTACGACATCACGGGCCGCTCGGAGGATGAGCTGCGCGAGGCCTGCAAGCGGCTCAACGTCGAGGTCGACGAGACCTACGGCAAGGGCAAGCTGATCGACGCCATCTTCGGGCAGTACTGCGAGGAGGAGCTGATCCAGCCCACCTTCATCACGGACTATCCGCGCGAAATGTCGCCGCTGTGCAAGCGCCACCGCTCGAATCCCGAGCTGACGGAGCGTTTCGAGCTCTTCGTCAACGGCAAGGAGTTGTGCAACGCCTACTCCGAGCTGAACGACCCGATCGACCAGTTGGAGCGCTTCCAAGAGCAGCTTCGGCTCTCGGAAAAGGGCGACGACGAGGCGATGTTCATCGACATGGATTTCGTGCGCGCGCTGGAATACGGCATGCCGACCTGCTCGGGAATGGGCATCGGCATCGACCGCCTGACGATGTTCATGACCGACCAGACGTCGATTCAGGACGTGCTGTTCTTCCCCCAGATGCGTCCCGAAAAGAAGGCCGTGCAGGACCCCGTGGAGGCCTATACCGCCATCGGAGTGCCCGAGGAATGGGTTCCGGTGATCCAGAAGATGGGCTACCTGACCGTCGAATCGCTGCAAAAACTCGCCCCCGGCAAGTTCTTCAACGACCTGTGCGGATTCAACAAGAAGAACAAGCTCGGCCTGAAAGCCCCCTCGATCGACGAGGTCAAGAAGTGGCTCGAAGCATAA